The Amaranthus tricolor cultivar Red isolate AtriRed21 chromosome 6, ASM2621246v1, whole genome shotgun sequence genome has a segment encoding these proteins:
- the LOC130815067 gene encoding umecyanin-like, with amino-acid sequence MAGKNESVMLLATMVIMAASIGISSAATYTVGGNTGWKIPPQPNFYSNWASQQTFQVGDVLVFNFPAGAHTVAEVSKANFDSCGTANTIGAPKTTSPASVNLTKAGTQYFICTVNGHCGANQKLAITVTGPSSAPTASPTPPGGASTPSASSPTIPAGGSAPTGNPVAEVPSSTTAPPPDGNFGASTSVGLLSLVSVAVAALMASKSF; translated from the exons ATGGCAGGAAAGAATGAATCAGTAATGTTATTAGCAACAATGGTGATTATGGCTGCAAGTATTGGTATTAGTTCAGCAGCAACATACACTGTTGGTGGTAACACTGGATGGAAAATTCCTCCACAACCTAATTTTTACTCTAATTGGGCTTCTCAACAAACCTTTCAAGTTGGTGATGTTCTTG TATTTAATTTCCCGGCTGGAGCACATACAGTAGCCGAAGTATCCAAAGCAAACTTTGATTCATGTGGCACCGCCAACACCATTGGCGCACCCAAAACAACCTCCCCCGCCAGCGTCAACCTCACTAAGGCTGGTACCCAATACTTCATCTGCACCGTCAATGGACATTGCGGTGCCAACCAGAAGCTCGCCATCACAGTCACTGGTCCATCATCTGCACCCACCGCTTCACCCACCCCACCTGGTGGTGCATCAACACCCTCCGCCTCCAGCCCAACCATCCCAGCTGGTGGCTCCGCACCAACCGGAAACCCAGTCGCTGAAGTTCCATCAAGTACTACAGCCCCACCACCTGATGGCAATTTTGGTGCCTCCACCAGTGTTGGATTGTTGAGCTTGGTCTCAGTTGCTGTTGCAGCTTTGATGGCTTCTAAATCATTTTGA